The following are from one region of the Actinopolyspora halophila DSM 43834 genome:
- the argS gene encoding arginine--tRNA ligase: protein MTPAALAELVRTTAVDVLSARGVDTSVLPENVTVERPRNPEHGDYATNLAMQVGKRAGVAPRELAGWLAESLAQREEIDSAEVAGPGFLNLRLAADAQGAIVRDVLTKAETFGSGDLYQGLRVNLEFVSANPTGPIHLGGSRWAAAGDALGRVLQAQGAEVTREYYFNDAGAQIDRFVNSLVAAAKGEETPEDGYGGAYIGEIASEVLRREPGTLELPAAERDEVFRRTGVGLMFDEIKRSLHEFRTNFDVFFHEDSLHNSGAVTESLERLKESGNLYEAEGAWWLRSSEFGDDKDRVVIKSDGAPAYIAGDIAYLRDKRDRDFELCLYMLGADHHGYISRLKAAAAAMGDDPDSVEVLIGQLVNLVREGEPVRMSKRAGTVVTLEDLVEAVGVDAARYSLIRSSVDSPVDIDLDLISKHTNDNPVFYVQYAHARLSSLQRNAVSLGIDRGSATEADLGLLTHDREGDLIRTLGEFPRVVHSAAELREPHRVARYLEDLASAYHRFYDSCRVLQPGDDAAGPLTIARLQLCEATRQVLANGLSLLGVSAPEQM from the coding sequence ACGGCGACTACGCCACCAACCTGGCCATGCAGGTCGGGAAGCGGGCCGGAGTGGCACCGCGTGAGCTGGCCGGTTGGCTGGCCGAATCGCTCGCGCAGCGCGAGGAGATCGACTCGGCCGAGGTGGCCGGGCCCGGTTTCCTGAACCTGCGGCTGGCAGCGGACGCGCAGGGCGCCATCGTCCGGGACGTGCTCACCAAGGCCGAGACCTTCGGATCCGGTGATCTCTACCAGGGGCTGCGGGTGAACCTCGAGTTCGTCTCGGCCAACCCCACCGGGCCGATCCACCTCGGCGGGAGCCGGTGGGCCGCGGCGGGCGACGCCCTCGGGCGTGTGCTGCAGGCCCAGGGGGCCGAAGTCACCAGGGAGTACTACTTCAACGACGCGGGCGCGCAGATCGACCGGTTCGTGAACTCGCTGGTGGCCGCCGCCAAGGGGGAGGAAACTCCCGAGGACGGTTACGGCGGGGCCTACATCGGCGAGATCGCCTCCGAGGTCCTCCGCCGCGAACCCGGCACGCTCGAACTCCCCGCGGCCGAGCGCGACGAGGTGTTCCGCCGCACCGGCGTGGGGCTGATGTTCGACGAGATCAAACGCAGCCTGCACGAGTTCCGCACCAACTTCGACGTCTTCTTCCACGAGGACTCGCTGCACAACTCCGGTGCGGTCACCGAGTCCCTGGAACGGTTGAAGGAATCGGGCAATCTCTACGAAGCCGAGGGGGCCTGGTGGCTGCGCTCCTCCGAGTTCGGTGACGACAAGGACAGGGTCGTCATCAAGAGCGACGGCGCCCCGGCCTACATCGCGGGCGACATCGCCTACCTGCGGGACAAGCGCGACCGCGACTTCGAGCTGTGCCTGTACATGCTCGGAGCCGACCACCACGGCTACATCTCACGCTTGAAGGCCGCGGCCGCCGCGATGGGCGACGACCCGGACTCGGTGGAAGTGCTGATCGGCCAGCTGGTCAACCTCGTCCGCGAGGGCGAACCGGTCCGCATGAGCAAGCGCGCTGGTACCGTGGTGACCCTGGAGGACCTGGTCGAGGCCGTGGGGGTCGACGCGGCGCGCTACTCGCTGATCCGCTCCTCGGTCGACTCGCCGGTGGACATCGACCTCGACCTGATCAGCAAGCACACCAACGACAACCCGGTCTTCTACGTGCAGTACGCACACGCCCGGCTGTCCTCCCTGCAGCGCAACGCCGTTTCGCTCGGGATCGACAGGGGAAGCGCCACCGAGGCCGACCTGGGGCTGCTCACGCACGACAGGGAGGGCGACCTGATCCGCACGCTCGGAGAGTTCCCCCGGGTCGTGCACTCGGCGGCCGAACTGCGGGAGCCGCACCGCGTCGCCCGCTACCTGGAGGACCTGGCCAGCGCCTACCACCGGTTCTACGACTCCTGCCGCGTGCTGCAGCCCGGTGACGACGCGGCAGGCCCGTTGACGATCGCCCGGTTGCAGCTGTGCGAGGCGACCCGTCAGGTGCTCGCCAACGGTTTGTCCCTGCTCGGCGTCAGTGCCCCCGAACAGATGTAG
- the rho gene encoding transcription termination factor Rho yields the protein MSNTDLLSSETANGVSPSGGQESESSQQAASGSGANGNTRRRGGLSGMVLAELRQLAGELGIDTAGLRKGDLIAAIKERQGSSAPQQSDSSASRQPTLDQQADQDNTTNNKGRNTKGANAKNRDTKEKSGKPQAESAPSGTESSAPATEGTPGSDKRSNGSSPNRGPRRAGNDGSGEDGRRGNRRRRSSGRSGQQDQHSDDRGDRNDRGGPDKNERTDGGRNDGGNGDRQDNRRDNRQDNRQDNGRGDNSRQQDDDERGNRRSRRFRDRRRNRGRGDNEPEVRDDDVLLPVAGILDVLENYAFVRTSGYLAGPNDVYVSLSLVRKYGLRRGDAIKGVVRQPREGEQQRQKFNPLVRVDGINGLEPEAAKRRSEFHKLTPLYPNERLRLETEPQSITSRVIDLVMPVGKGQRALIVSPPKAGKTMVLQSIANSITTNNPECHLMVVLADERPEEVTDMQRSVKGEVIASTFDRPPSDHTTVAELSIERAKRLVEMGHDVVVLLDSITRLGRAYNLSAPASGRILSGGVDSTALYPPKRFLGAARNIENGGSLTIFATALVETGSAMDTVIFEEFKGTGNAELKLDRKLANKQLFPAVDVDSSSTRKDELLMSSDELAVHHKLRRVLAALDSQQALELVQDRLRKTRTNIEFLTQVAKTTPGKEEE from the coding sequence GTGAGCAACACCGATCTGTTGAGCAGCGAGACGGCCAACGGCGTCTCTCCGTCCGGCGGGCAGGAGTCCGAGTCGTCGCAACAGGCAGCTTCCGGTTCGGGGGCCAACGGCAACACACGTCGTCGGGGCGGCCTCTCGGGCATGGTGCTGGCCGAACTGCGGCAGCTCGCCGGCGAATTGGGGATCGACACCGCGGGTCTGCGCAAGGGCGACCTGATCGCCGCAATCAAGGAACGCCAGGGAAGTTCGGCACCGCAGCAGTCGGACTCGTCCGCAAGCCGGCAGCCGACTCTCGACCAGCAGGCGGACCAGGACAACACCACCAACAACAAGGGCCGGAACACCAAAGGGGCGAACGCCAAGAACAGGGACACCAAGGAGAAGTCCGGCAAGCCCCAGGCGGAGTCGGCACCTTCCGGCACGGAATCCTCCGCTCCGGCCACCGAGGGAACTCCGGGATCCGACAAGCGTTCGAACGGCTCGTCCCCGAACCGTGGGCCGCGTCGTGCGGGCAACGACGGTTCCGGCGAGGATGGACGTCGTGGGAACCGGCGCCGTCGCTCCTCGGGACGTTCCGGACAACAGGACCAGCACTCGGACGACCGGGGCGACCGCAACGACAGGGGCGGCCCGGACAAGAACGAGCGCACCGACGGCGGTCGGAACGACGGTGGGAACGGCGACCGGCAGGACAACCGCAGGGACAACCGTCAGGACAACCGCCAGGACAACGGCCGTGGGGACAACTCGCGGCAGCAGGACGACGACGAGCGCGGCAACAGGCGCAGTCGTCGTTTCCGGGACCGGCGGCGCAACCGTGGGCGCGGCGACAACGAGCCGGAGGTGCGCGACGACGACGTGCTGCTTCCGGTCGCGGGAATCCTCGACGTGCTGGAGAACTACGCGTTCGTCCGCACCTCGGGATATCTGGCCGGTCCGAACGACGTGTACGTCTCCCTGTCGCTGGTCCGCAAGTACGGGCTGCGGCGCGGTGACGCCATCAAGGGTGTCGTTCGGCAGCCCCGCGAGGGCGAGCAGCAGCGCCAGAAGTTCAACCCGCTGGTGCGGGTCGACGGAATCAACGGCCTGGAACCCGAGGCGGCCAAGCGTCGTTCCGAGTTCCACAAGCTGACGCCGCTCTACCCGAACGAGCGTCTGCGCCTGGAGACCGAGCCCCAGAGCATCACGAGCCGGGTCATCGACCTCGTGATGCCGGTCGGGAAGGGCCAGCGTGCCCTGATCGTCTCCCCGCCGAAGGCGGGCAAGACGATGGTCCTGCAGTCGATCGCCAACTCGATCACGACCAACAACCCCGAGTGCCACCTGATGGTCGTTCTCGCCGACGAACGGCCGGAAGAGGTCACCGACATGCAACGGTCGGTCAAGGGCGAGGTCATCGCGTCCACATTCGACCGTCCTCCGTCCGATCACACCACTGTGGCCGAGCTTTCCATCGAGCGGGCCAAGCGGTTGGTCGAGATGGGACACGACGTGGTGGTGCTGCTGGATTCGATCACACGCCTCGGCAGGGCCTACAACCTTTCCGCCCCCGCATCGGGGCGGATCCTGTCCGGTGGTGTCGACTCCACGGCGCTGTACCCGCCGAAGCGCTTCCTCGGCGCGGCGCGCAACATCGAGAACGGCGGCTCCCTGACCATCTTCGCCACCGCGCTGGTGGAGACCGGGTCCGCTATGGACACGGTCATCTTCGAGGAGTTCAAGGGCACCGGCAACGCCGAGCTCAAGCTCGACCGCAAGCTGGCGAACAAGCAGCTGTTCCCCGCCGTCGACGTCGACAGTTCGAGTACCCGCAAGGACGAACTGCTGATGTCCTCGGACGAGTTGGCCGTTCACCACAAGTTGCGCAGGGTGTTGGCCGCGCTGGACTCCCAGCAGGCACTGGAGCTTGTGCAGGACCGACTGCGCAAGACACGCACCAACATCGAGTTCCTCACCCAGGTGGCCAAGACGACTCCGGGTAAAGAGGAGGAGTGA
- the prmC gene encoding peptide chain release factor N(5)-glutamine methyltransferase — translation MDRKPLRLAILEGERVLTAAGIPSARAEAEMLAAHLLGVERTKLMMFPLVDQSVVDSLERLVQQRASRIPLQHLTGTAAFGRVTLAVGPGVFVPRPETEQLLEWALHRLRGLRKPVVVDLCAGSGGLALALARERQDAEVFAVENDPTALTWARDNAERRRLAGDTPVHVLEGDVTDPELLAERAEGVDLLVCNPPYVPEGTPVPPEVGDHDPPAAVFAGRDGLEVLRHVVAQATRLLSPGGGIAVEHDDTHGGSVPALLAARSTLTDVRAHNDLAGRPRFATARRESAGESTNG, via the coding sequence GTGGACCGAAAGCCGTTGCGGTTGGCGATTCTGGAGGGCGAGCGCGTCCTCACGGCGGCGGGTATCCCCTCCGCCCGTGCGGAAGCCGAGATGTTGGCTGCTCACCTGCTCGGAGTCGAACGCACCAAGTTGATGATGTTTCCCCTGGTGGACCAGTCCGTGGTCGACTCGTTGGAGCGGCTCGTCCAGCAACGGGCCTCCAGGATTCCGCTGCAGCACTTGACCGGTACGGCCGCTTTCGGACGGGTGACTCTCGCGGTGGGCCCCGGAGTTTTCGTCCCACGGCCGGAGACGGAACAGCTGCTGGAGTGGGCGTTGCACCGGCTGCGCGGTCTCCGGAAGCCCGTGGTCGTCGATCTGTGCGCCGGGTCCGGAGGTCTTGCCCTGGCGCTCGCCCGCGAGCGCCAGGACGCCGAGGTGTTCGCGGTGGAAAACGACCCGACGGCGTTGACCTGGGCACGGGACAACGCCGAACGACGAAGGCTGGCCGGTGACACCCCGGTTCACGTGCTCGAGGGGGACGTCACCGATCCGGAGTTGCTCGCGGAGCGCGCGGAGGGCGTGGATCTCCTGGTCTGCAACCCCCCGTACGTCCCGGAGGGAACCCCGGTCCCGCCCGAGGTCGGTGACCACGATCCGCCCGCGGCGGTTTTCGCGGGCCGGGACGGGTTGGAGGTGCTGCGTCACGTGGTGGCGCAGGCCACCCGTCTGTTGTCCCCCGGCGGAGGGATCGCCGTGGAACACGACGACACGCACGGGGGGTCGGTGCCCGCTCTGTTGGCGGCACGCTCCACGTTGACCGATGTCAGGGCACACAACGACCTGGCGGGGCGGCCGAGGTTCGCCACGGCCCGTCGGGAGTCCGCGGGGGAGTCGACGAACGGTTGA
- the thrB gene encoding homoserine kinase, which yields MTRESLDVERSVESSGSGQGPNRVEITAPASTANLGSGFDTLGMALALHDTVEITRNGQEPGSARVSVSGPGAGEVPTDKRHLVVRVLHRTLERLGLAPLAVDVRCTNAIPHARGLGSSAAAIVAGVTAAYRFAGLDVHAAGTCERVLREAASAEGHADNVAASLFGGLAVAFSAENRYEAVRLEPHEGLAPVVFIPRSESETHTMRGLLPANVPHADAVFAAGRSALAVHALTARPDLLHVATEDRIHQDYREPAMPATLELVRRLRNAGVPAAVSGAGPTVLALPPSEESPREVPAEGFEVTRLSVDRSGVRIREFD from the coding sequence GTGACTCGGGAGTCGCTCGACGTGGAGCGGTCCGTGGAATCCAGCGGGAGCGGGCAGGGCCCGAACCGGGTGGAGATCACGGCCCCCGCGTCCACCGCGAACCTCGGTTCCGGGTTCGACACGCTCGGGATGGCGCTCGCGCTCCACGACACGGTGGAGATCACGCGCAACGGGCAGGAGCCGGGCAGCGCGCGCGTCAGCGTCAGTGGTCCCGGTGCGGGGGAGGTTCCGACGGACAAGCGGCACCTGGTGGTCCGGGTGCTGCACCGCACCCTGGAACGCTTGGGCCTCGCCCCGCTCGCGGTCGATGTGCGCTGCACCAATGCGATACCTCACGCGCGGGGGCTGGGTTCCTCCGCGGCCGCGATCGTCGCCGGGGTGACGGCCGCCTACCGCTTCGCCGGCCTCGATGTCCACGCCGCGGGGACGTGTGAACGGGTCCTTCGGGAGGCCGCTTCCGCGGAGGGCCATGCCGACAACGTGGCCGCGAGTCTGTTCGGCGGTCTGGCTGTTGCCTTCAGTGCGGAAAATCGTTATGAAGCCGTTCGTTTGGAGCCGCACGAGGGATTGGCTCCGGTGGTTTTCATCCCCCGTTCGGAGTCCGAGACTCATACGATGAGGGGGTTGTTGCCCGCGAACGTTCCGCACGCCGACGCGGTGTTCGCGGCCGGACGTTCCGCGCTGGCCGTGCACGCCCTCACCGCGCGGCCGGACCTGCTGCACGTGGCGACCGAGGACCGGATCCACCAGGACTACCGGGAACCCGCGATGCCCGCCACGCTCGAACTCGTCCGGCGGCTCAGGAATGCCGGGGTGCCCGCCGCTGTTTCCGGAGCGGGTCCCACGGTACTGGCGTTGCCTCCTTCGGAGGAGTCTCCGCGGGAGGTTCCCGCGGAGGGTTTCGAGGTCACGCGGCTGAGTGTGGATCGGAGCGGCGTGCGGATCCGGGAATTCGACTGA
- a CDS encoding homoserine dehydrogenase, whose translation MIEDREPIRVALLGCGTVGTEVLRLLHEYPTEYAARTGAPVHVTGVAVRRPHKHPEVPEQLLTTDAEALVEGDADVVVELVGGIEPARSLLSRALHAGKSVVTANKALLAEHGSELYAAADANGADIYFEAAVAGAIPLLRPLRESLAGDRINRVMGIVNGTSNYILSAMDSTGAGYAETLEEAGQLGYAEADPTADVDGFDAAAKAAILASLAFHTRVTAFDVHREGISEVGAGEIQAARALDRTVKLLAICERVVDEDGSESVSARVHPAMISREHPLAGVSGAFNAVFVEAESAGQLMFYGQGAGGAPTASAVLGDLVAAARNVVVSGKGPRESAHAQLPVRSMDRTPTRYHISLDVADKPGVLSQVASMFNEHDVSISVVRQQGRGADASLVVVTHTASDAALRNTVEKIAGLSAVLEVVSVMRVEGEPS comes from the coding sequence GTGATCGAGGATCGGGAACCGATCAGGGTGGCGCTGCTGGGCTGCGGCACGGTGGGCACCGAGGTGCTGCGACTGCTGCACGAGTACCCCACCGAGTACGCCGCTCGAACCGGTGCTCCGGTGCACGTCACCGGTGTGGCGGTGCGCCGTCCCCACAAGCACCCCGAGGTGCCGGAGCAGCTGTTGACCACCGACGCGGAGGCGCTCGTCGAGGGTGACGCCGACGTCGTCGTGGAACTGGTCGGCGGTATCGAGCCGGCTCGTTCGCTGCTGTCGCGGGCGTTGCACGCGGGCAAGTCCGTCGTGACGGCCAACAAGGCCCTGCTGGCCGAACACGGTTCGGAGCTGTACGCGGCCGCCGACGCGAACGGCGCGGACATCTACTTCGAGGCCGCCGTGGCCGGGGCGATCCCCCTGCTGCGCCCGCTGCGGGAGTCGCTGGCCGGCGACCGCATCAACCGCGTCATGGGCATCGTCAACGGCACGAGCAACTACATCCTCTCCGCGATGGACTCCACGGGGGCGGGTTACGCCGAAACCCTGGAGGAAGCGGGCCAGCTCGGTTACGCCGAAGCGGATCCGACGGCCGATGTGGACGGGTTCGACGCGGCCGCCAAAGCCGCGATCCTCGCCTCGTTGGCCTTCCACACCAGGGTCACCGCCTTCGACGTCCACCGGGAGGGGATCTCCGAGGTGGGCGCCGGGGAGATTCAGGCCGCGCGTGCGCTCGACCGTACGGTCAAGCTGCTCGCGATCTGTGAACGAGTGGTCGACGAGGACGGTTCCGAGTCGGTCTCCGCGCGGGTCCACCCCGCGATGATCTCGCGGGAGCATCCGCTGGCCGGGGTGTCCGGCGCGTTCAACGCGGTGTTCGTCGAGGCGGAGTCCGCCGGGCAGCTGATGTTCTACGGGCAGGGCGCCGGTGGAGCCCCCACGGCCAGCGCGGTGCTGGGCGACCTCGTCGCCGCGGCGCGCAACGTCGTGGTTTCCGGGAAGGGACCGCGCGAGTCGGCCCACGCGCAGTTGCCGGTCCGCTCGATGGACCGGACTCCGACGCGGTACCACATCAGTCTGGACGTCGCGGACAAGCCGGGAGTGCTGTCCCAGGTGGCCTCGATGTTCAACGAGCACGACGTGAGCATCTCGGTGGTGCGTCAGCAGGGGCGCGGCGCGGACGCCAGCCTGGTCGTGGTGACGCACACCGCGAGCGACGCCGCGTTGCGCAACACGGTGGAGAAGATCGCGGGACTGTCCGCGGTGCTCGAGGTCGTCAGTGTTATGCGGGTGGAAGGGGAACCGTCGTGA
- the lysA gene encoding diaminopimelate decarboxylase yields MRAHPAGPRHAADAAVSPASGPAAPSSVEEVNQLHPKVWPRNAARRSDGVTTLAGNDVRELAERYGTPLFVLDEDDFRSRCRDYVAAFGDPSAVHYAAKAFLCTEIARWIDQEGLALDVCTGGELQVALRAEFPPERIAMHGNNKSTAELAAALDAGVGSVVLDSFHEIARLEHLASERGTTQPVMIRTTVGVEAHTHEFIATAHEDQKFGFSLAAGDAAEAAGRVLKSGSLRLVGLHSHIGSQIFDDDGFELAAHRVIGLLAQLRAEHGPEALDSVTTVDLGGGQGIAYTQEDDPLPPATLAERLGEIVRKECAGAGIPPPRIAVEPGRAIAGPGTVTVYEVGTIKDVALDGGASRRYVSVDGGMSDNIRTSLYDAFYDCRLVSREGEHPGVLSRIVGKHCESGDVVVRDNWMPEDVAPGDLVAVATTGAYCYVMASNYNRLPKPAVVAVRSDESRLLLRRETEDDLLRLEV; encoded by the coding sequence ATGCGCGCCCACCCAGCGGGCCCGAGGCACGCCGCCGACGCGGCTGTGTCACCGGCTTCCGGGCCCGCAGCCCCGTCCTCCGTGGAGGAGGTCAATCAACTTCATCCGAAGGTGTGGCCGCGCAACGCTGCCCGCCGTTCGGACGGGGTGACCACGCTCGCGGGCAACGATGTGCGCGAGTTGGCCGAACGGTACGGCACCCCGCTGTTCGTGCTGGACGAGGACGACTTCCGCTCCCGCTGCAGGGACTACGTGGCCGCCTTCGGCGATCCGTCCGCCGTGCACTACGCGGCCAAGGCGTTCCTGTGCACCGAGATCGCCCGGTGGATCGACCAGGAAGGGCTCGCCCTGGACGTCTGCACCGGTGGTGAGCTCCAGGTCGCCCTGCGCGCGGAGTTCCCGCCCGAGCGGATCGCGATGCACGGCAACAACAAGTCCACCGCCGAGCTCGCGGCCGCCCTGGACGCCGGAGTCGGTTCGGTGGTGCTCGACTCGTTCCACGAGATAGCGCGGCTGGAGCACCTCGCGAGCGAACGGGGGACGACCCAGCCGGTCATGATCAGAACCACCGTCGGGGTGGAGGCCCACACCCACGAGTTCATCGCCACGGCGCACGAGGACCAGAAGTTCGGTTTCTCGCTGGCCGCCGGGGACGCGGCCGAGGCCGCGGGGCGGGTGCTGAAGTCCGGCTCGTTGCGGTTGGTCGGACTGCACAGCCACATAGGGTCGCAGATCTTCGACGACGACGGTTTCGAGCTCGCCGCGCACCGGGTGATCGGCCTGCTGGCCCAACTGCGGGCGGAGCACGGCCCGGAGGCCCTCGACTCGGTCACGACCGTGGATCTCGGAGGTGGGCAGGGGATCGCCTACACCCAGGAGGACGATCCGCTGCCGCCCGCGACGTTGGCCGAACGGCTGGGCGAGATCGTGCGCAAGGAATGCGCCGGTGCCGGCATTCCCCCGCCGCGTATCGCCGTGGAACCGGGACGGGCGATAGCGGGCCCGGGAACCGTCACGGTATACGAAGTGGGCACCATCAAGGACGTCGCGCTGGACGGCGGGGCCTCGCGGCGCTACGTCAGCGTCGACGGCGGGATGAGCGACAACATCCGGACCTCGCTCTACGACGCGTTTTACGACTGCCGTCTGGTCTCCCGCGAAGGGGAGCACCCCGGGGTGCTGTCCCGCATCGTGGGCAAACACTGCGAATCCGGCGATGTGGTGGTGCGGGACAACTGGATGCCCGAGGATGTTGCCCCGGGCGATCTGGTGGCCGTGGCCACCACGGGCGCGTACTGCTACGTGATGGCCAGCAACTACAACCGGTTGCCGAAACCGGCCGTGGTGGCTGTGCGCTCCGACGAGTCGCGATTGTTGCTACGCAGGGAGACCGAGGACGACCTGCTTCGGCTGGAGGTGTGA
- the thrC gene encoding threonine synthase, whose amino-acid sequence MQLAPAHSGAGWPGVVEAYRDRVAIPDGAEVVTLREGNTPLVFAPHLSELTGCRVHVKVEGANPTGSFKDRGMTVAMTHAKAAGMQAVICASTGNTSASAAAYAARAGMGSAVLVPQGKIAMGKLAQAVVHGARILQVRGSFDDCLELARKTAASYPVTLVNSVNPVRLAGQKTAAFEICDALGAAPDVHCLPVGNAGNITAYWTGYSEYLADGRTDRAPAMFGFQAAGAAPLISGEPVSEPETVATAIRVGSPASWDGAVAAKTSSGGLFSAVTDERILEAYRLLASREGIFVEPASAASIAGLLATSAEGKLPAGSDVVCTVTGHGLKDPDTALADMAEVQPLPVDPEAVATALELA is encoded by the coding sequence ATGCAACTCGCCCCCGCGCACTCGGGCGCGGGATGGCCGGGGGTCGTCGAGGCCTACCGCGATCGGGTCGCGATTCCGGACGGGGCCGAGGTGGTGACCCTGCGGGAGGGCAACACCCCACTCGTCTTCGCGCCGCACCTGTCCGAGCTGACCGGGTGCCGGGTCCACGTGAAGGTGGAGGGCGCCAACCCCACCGGTTCCTTCAAGGACCGCGGCATGACAGTGGCGATGACCCACGCGAAGGCCGCGGGGATGCAGGCCGTCATCTGCGCCTCGACCGGTAACACCTCGGCTTCGGCAGCCGCCTACGCTGCCCGTGCCGGGATGGGGTCCGCGGTGCTGGTGCCGCAGGGCAAGATCGCGATGGGCAAGCTGGCGCAGGCGGTGGTGCACGGTGCCCGGATCCTGCAGGTGCGGGGCAGCTTCGACGACTGCCTCGAACTGGCGCGCAAGACCGCGGCGAGCTACCCGGTGACGCTGGTCAACTCGGTCAATCCGGTGCGACTGGCCGGGCAGAAGACGGCGGCCTTCGAGATCTGCGACGCGCTGGGAGCCGCTCCGGACGTGCACTGCCTGCCCGTGGGCAACGCGGGCAACATAACCGCCTACTGGACGGGTTATTCGGAATACCTCGCCGATGGGCGCACCGATCGGGCCCCGGCCATGTTCGGGTTCCAGGCGGCAGGAGCGGCTCCGCTGATCTCCGGTGAGCCGGTTTCCGAACCGGAGACGGTGGCCACGGCCATCAGGGTGGGCAGCCCGGCTTCCTGGGACGGCGCGGTCGCGGCCAAGACGAGTTCGGGTGGTTTGTTCTCCGCCGTAACCGACGAACGGATCCTGGAGGCGTACCGCCTGTTGGCCTCCCGCGAGGGGATCTTCGTGGAGCCCGCGTCCGCGGCGAGCATCGCCGGTCTGCTCGCGACCTCCGCGGAGGGGAAGCTGCCCGCCGGTTCCGATGTGGTGTGCACCGTTACTGGGCACGGCCTCAAGGACCCGGACACGGCCCTGGCCGACATGGCCGAGGTGCAGCCGCTTCCGGTCGATCCCGAAGCGGTGGCGACGGCATTGGAGCTGGCGTGA
- the prfA gene encoding peptide chain release factor 1 codes for METSRVEELLAEYTELEGRLADPDVHADQARARKLGKRHAELTPIVRTARELDQVRSDLSTARELAGEDPALAREAEQLESRIPELEERLAELLAPRDPRDGSDVVLEVKSGEGGEESALFAGDLLRMYLRFAERQGWQAEVLGATESELGGYKDVIATVKTKGEPGLEGVWAKLKFEGGVHRVQRVPVTESQGRVHTSAAGVLVYPEQEEVEVEIDEKDLRIDVHRSSGPGGQSVNTTDSAVRVTHLPTGIVVACQNQKSQLQNKTRAIQVLRARLQAMAEEEAEREIAETRRSQVRTVDRSERVRTYNFPENRISDHRINFKAYNLDHVLDGELGSVLAALREADRKERMEAGV; via the coding sequence GTGGAGACCTCGAGGGTCGAGGAGCTGCTCGCCGAGTACACCGAGCTGGAGGGACGGCTCGCGGACCCGGACGTGCACGCCGATCAGGCGCGGGCACGGAAACTCGGCAAGCGGCACGCCGAGCTCACACCGATTGTGCGCACGGCGCGTGAGCTCGACCAGGTTCGCTCGGACCTGTCCACCGCACGGGAACTGGCGGGGGAGGACCCCGCCCTCGCGCGGGAAGCCGAGCAGCTCGAGTCCCGGATTCCCGAATTGGAGGAACGGCTCGCCGAACTGCTGGCCCCACGTGACCCGCGGGACGGTTCCGACGTCGTGCTCGAGGTGAAATCCGGGGAAGGCGGCGAGGAATCCGCGCTGTTCGCCGGCGACCTGCTTCGCATGTATCTGCGCTTCGCCGAGCGGCAGGGATGGCAGGCCGAGGTTCTCGGCGCCACCGAATCCGAGCTCGGCGGGTACAAGGACGTCATCGCCACTGTGAAAACGAAGGGCGAGCCCGGGCTCGAAGGCGTCTGGGCCAAGCTCAAGTTCGAAGGTGGCGTTCACCGCGTTCAACGAGTCCCGGTGACCGAGTCACAGGGACGGGTGCACACCTCCGCCGCGGGTGTTCTGGTGTACCCGGAGCAGGAGGAGGTCGAGGTGGAGATCGACGAGAAGGACCTCCGCATCGACGTGCATCGCTCTTCCGGTCCCGGAGGGCAGAGTGTGAACACCACGGACTCCGCGGTGCGGGTCACCCACCTGCCCACGGGAATCGTGGTGGCCTGCCAGAACCAGAAGTCCCAGTTGCAGAACAAGACGCGGGCCATTCAGGTGCTGCGCGCGCGGCTGCAGGCCATGGCCGAGGAAGAAGCCGAGCGCGAAATCGCCGAGACCCGGCGCAGCCAGGTTCGTACCGTGGACCGTTCGGAACGGGTGCGCACCTACAACTTCCCCGAGAACCGAATCTCGGATCACCGCATCAACTTCAAGGCCTACAACCTGGACCACGTGCTGGACGGCGAGCTCGGCTCGGTGCTGGCCGCCTTGCGTGAGGCAGACAGGAAGGAGCGGATGGAAGCCGGGGTCTGA
- the rpmE gene encoding 50S ribosomal protein L31: MKSGIHPEYVETQVTCNCGETFTTRSTKSEGHINVDVCSNCHPFYTGKQKILDTGGRVAKFEARYGRRPQNARTKK; encoded by the coding sequence ATGAAGAGCGGTATTCATCCCGAGTACGTGGAAACGCAGGTGACCTGCAACTGCGGGGAGACGTTCACCACGCGGAGCACCAAGTCCGAGGGCCACATCAACGTCGATGTCTGCTCGAACTGCCACCCGTTCTACACGGGCAAGCAGAAGATCCTGGACACCGGCGGCCGTGTCGCCAAGTTCGAGGCTCGTTACGGTCGGCGTCCGCAGAACGCCCGCACCAAGAAGTAG